Proteins from a single region of Streptomyces vinaceus:
- a CDS encoding glycosyltransferase, with protein MSRDIFIVSNSVDELGGVTTWSHQMARLFTDRGHRVHIVGIAPVAEEIRQKLPQDLPYAMTTLYDAHPPKARRLRGIKGRLNAPERRRQAARRAQMRAKAEKLNELFRSAGPGAVVIVTQVWAMEWVALADTKGLSVIGMSHESFEASQKSTRADRVRRHYREVDRLLVLTPEDADLWIRAGMENVGSMPNPLPFMPDSPAPRTGKVVASIGRLAFEKGVDLLLDAWADAAPHHPDWVLRIYGAGVEEPALRAHASALGLGDSVEWMGSTDDVLGALRGASVFAQASRAEGFPITLLEAMAAGVPVAAFDCAPGVREIVEHGEDGLLARLGNTMELAGHLRVLMSDRELRERLGDNAFRNVRRYSSAEITDRWEELFTFLER; from the coding sequence GTGAGCCGGGACATCTTCATCGTCTCCAACAGCGTCGACGAGCTCGGCGGTGTGACCACCTGGTCGCACCAGATGGCCCGGCTGTTCACCGACCGCGGGCACCGGGTGCACATCGTCGGCATCGCCCCGGTCGCCGAGGAGATCCGGCAGAAGCTGCCGCAGGACCTGCCGTACGCGATGACCACCCTGTACGACGCCCACCCGCCGAAGGCGCGCCGCCTGCGCGGGATCAAGGGCAGGCTGAACGCCCCCGAGCGGCGCCGCCAGGCGGCCCGGCGGGCGCAGATGCGGGCCAAGGCGGAGAAGCTGAACGAGCTCTTCCGCTCGGCCGGCCCCGGGGCCGTCGTGATCGTCACACAGGTCTGGGCGATGGAGTGGGTGGCGCTCGCCGACACCAAGGGGCTCAGCGTCATCGGCATGAGCCACGAGTCGTTCGAGGCCAGCCAGAAGTCCACCCGCGCCGATCGGGTCCGCCGCCACTACCGGGAGGTCGACCGGCTGCTGGTGCTGACCCCGGAGGACGCGGACCTGTGGATCCGGGCCGGCATGGAGAACGTGGGCAGCATGCCGAACCCGCTGCCGTTCATGCCGGACTCCCCCGCGCCGCGCACCGGGAAGGTCGTCGCCAGCATCGGCCGTCTCGCCTTCGAGAAGGGCGTGGACCTGCTGCTCGACGCGTGGGCGGACGCCGCTCCGCACCACCCCGACTGGGTCCTGCGGATCTACGGGGCGGGCGTCGAGGAGCCGGCGCTGCGGGCGCACGCGTCGGCGCTCGGGCTGGGCGACTCCGTAGAGTGGATGGGCAGCACCGACGACGTGCTGGGCGCGCTGCGCGGCGCCTCGGTGTTCGCGCAGGCCTCGCGGGCCGAGGGCTTCCCGATCACACTGCTGGAGGCGATGGCCGCGGGCGTGCCGGTGGCCGCTTTCGACTGCGCGCCGGGCGTCCGGGAGATCGTGGAGCACGGCGAGGACGGGCTGCTGGCCCGGCTGGGCAACACGATGGAGCTGGCGGGCCACCTGCGCGTGCTGATGTCGGACCGTGAGCTGCGCGAGCGGCTCGGCGACAACGCCTTCCGCAACGTGCGGCGGTACTCCAGCGCCGAGATCACCGACCGCTGGGAAGAGCTCTTCACGTTCCTGGAGCGCTGA
- a CDS encoding bifunctional glycosyltransferase/CDP-glycerol:glycerophosphate glycerophosphotransferase has product MHVPDVSVVVIVYNDAERLPTAVQSVLDQTLHGVEVVIVDDCSKDRSYAVAQELEAAHPGRVRAFRLPENSGGCGAPRNHGIRQATGTYVMFLDSDDVLERNACRNMLAAAERTGSDLVSGMCVRVHLDNRWGKTTEWYPWIYSRTRTLESITEDPDLLVYDTLSTNKCYRRAFLLEQGLEFPVGIHYEDLLFSAQAYVAARRITLIPNHVYYWNVVEKAAAKSISNRRHEIANFVHRMEIHRRVDELLAAKGHTDIKSAKDAKFLKHDLVLHLRDLPLLGDAYRQEFARLANGYLAGIDPAAYENVTYLQAICAYLLGKEDWDNLLPAADAMTNKGRLTSPLAERDGRIYWCAKHVDDEVEGAEARRILDVTDQGFHTTPLSSLALGNRLTSYEDDGRGTVTLSGAVVNPLGRISPEAELSATLEFRARRQIGVRSFSFPVATVRHAGDTIEWTATADIAGTVRPLGIIDAVWDVRLKLKAGGTRLTTRVSVGGVDLESAAGLRVRPRLTRLVSDRFEPEVTKKGNLSYVLTAQGAAAVRTQALISSAMHGKTAGVVKRGLRKALRARRNLGSGEQKVKVYHEVFSKLPVKKGTVVFESHMGKQYSDSPKAIYEEMVRQGVPFEAIWSYAGGKPTGFPKEATLVRRWSWPYLRALAQAEFWVDNQGFPLALAKREGTTYIQTWHGSALKRMGFHEPRTKAQGKAGQDRFQAAVNRFDHFLIRSEHDARTLAKGFRLRDEVLLRTGYPRNDALVEAHRAEAQSGERVRGPLAAELGIDPQKKVLLYAPTFRASADGAVEGFEFPFDVEEFAERLGDRFTLLVRTHYLNSVSLPPSVAGRVIDVSRHHDITPLLALADGLITDYSSVMFDYSVLDRPMVFFAYDYEKYATDIRGTYFDLKEKAPGPVVATADELLQALAAFDEADAKYAEARQRFLTEFGEYDRGDAARQIVEKFFTGSGK; this is encoded by the coding sequence GTGCACGTGCCTGACGTCTCCGTGGTCGTCATCGTCTACAACGACGCAGAGCGTCTGCCGACAGCCGTCCAGTCGGTTTTGGACCAGACCCTGCACGGGGTCGAAGTCGTGATCGTCGACGACTGCAGCAAGGACCGGTCGTACGCGGTCGCCCAGGAGCTCGAAGCCGCGCACCCGGGCAGAGTGCGCGCCTTCCGGCTGCCGGAGAACAGCGGCGGCTGCGGTGCCCCGCGCAACCACGGCATCCGGCAGGCCACCGGCACGTACGTCATGTTCCTGGACAGCGACGACGTGCTGGAACGCAACGCCTGCCGCAACATGCTGGCCGCCGCCGAGCGGACCGGTTCCGACCTGGTCTCCGGCATGTGCGTGCGCGTGCACCTCGACAACCGATGGGGCAAGACCACCGAGTGGTACCCCTGGATCTACTCGCGCACCCGCACGCTGGAGTCGATCACCGAGGACCCGGACCTGCTGGTCTACGACACCCTCTCCACGAACAAGTGCTACCGGCGCGCGTTCCTGCTGGAGCAGGGCCTGGAGTTCCCGGTCGGCATCCACTACGAGGACCTGCTCTTCTCCGCGCAGGCCTACGTCGCCGCCCGCCGCATCACGCTGATCCCCAACCACGTCTACTACTGGAACGTGGTCGAGAAGGCCGCGGCGAAGTCGATCAGCAACCGGCGCCACGAGATCGCCAACTTCGTGCACCGCATGGAGATCCACCGGCGCGTCGACGAGCTGCTGGCCGCCAAGGGCCACACGGACATCAAGTCCGCCAAGGACGCCAAGTTCCTCAAGCACGACCTGGTGCTGCACCTGCGCGACCTGCCCCTGCTGGGCGACGCGTACCGCCAGGAGTTCGCCCGCCTCGCCAACGGCTACCTGGCCGGCATCGACCCGGCCGCCTACGAGAACGTCACGTACCTCCAGGCGATCTGCGCCTACCTGCTCGGCAAGGAGGACTGGGACAACCTGCTCCCGGCCGCCGACGCCATGACCAACAAGGGCCGGCTCACCTCGCCGCTCGCCGAGCGCGACGGCCGGATCTACTGGTGCGCCAAGCACGTCGACGACGAGGTCGAGGGCGCCGAGGCCCGCCGGATACTGGACGTCACCGACCAGGGCTTCCACACCACCCCGCTCTCCTCCCTCGCGCTGGGCAACCGCCTGACCTCGTACGAGGACGACGGGCGCGGCACCGTCACCCTCTCCGGCGCCGTGGTGAACCCGCTGGGCCGCATCAGCCCGGAAGCCGAGCTGTCGGCCACGCTGGAGTTCCGGGCCCGCCGGCAGATCGGCGTGCGGTCTTTCAGCTTCCCGGTGGCAACGGTGCGGCACGCCGGTGACACGATCGAGTGGACCGCCACGGCCGACATCGCCGGCACGGTCCGCCCGCTCGGCATCATCGACGCCGTCTGGGACGTCCGGCTGAAGCTGAAGGCCGGCGGCACCCGCCTCACCACCCGCGTCTCCGTGGGCGGGGTCGACCTGGAGTCGGCCGCCGGCCTGCGCGTGCGCCCGCGCCTGACCCGGCTGGTCTCCGACCGCTTCGAGCCGGAGGTCACCAAGAAGGGGAACCTCTCCTACGTCCTGACCGCCCAGGGCGCCGCGGCCGTCCGCACGCAGGCGCTGATCAGCAGCGCGATGCACGGCAAGACCGCCGGCGTGGTCAAGCGGGGCCTGCGCAAGGCCCTGCGGGCCCGCCGCAACCTCGGCTCGGGCGAGCAGAAGGTGAAGGTCTACCACGAGGTCTTCTCGAAGCTGCCGGTCAAGAAGGGCACGGTCGTCTTCGAGAGCCACATGGGCAAGCAGTACAGCGACAGCCCGAAGGCGATCTACGAGGAGATGGTCCGCCAGGGCGTCCCGTTCGAGGCGATCTGGTCGTACGCGGGCGGCAAGCCCACCGGCTTCCCCAAGGAAGCCACCCTGGTGCGCCGCTGGAGCTGGCCGTACCTGCGCGCGCTGGCGCAGGCCGAGTTCTGGGTCGACAACCAGGGCTTCCCGCTGGCCCTGGCCAAGCGCGAGGGAACCACGTACATCCAGACCTGGCACGGTTCCGCGCTCAAGCGCATGGGCTTCCACGAGCCCCGCACCAAGGCGCAGGGCAAGGCCGGCCAGGACAGGTTCCAGGCGGCCGTCAACCGCTTCGACCACTTCCTGATCCGCTCCGAGCACGACGCGCGCACCCTCGCCAAGGGCTTCCGGCTGCGCGACGAGGTGCTGCTGCGCACCGGCTACCCGCGCAACGACGCCCTGGTCGAGGCGCACCGCGCCGAGGCGCAGAGCGGGGAGCGGGTGCGCGGACCGCTCGCGGCCGAGCTGGGCATCGACCCGCAGAAGAAGGTGCTGCTGTACGCGCCGACGTTCCGGGCGAGCGCGGACGGCGCGGTGGAGGGCTTCGAGTTCCCCTTCGACGTGGAGGAGTTCGCCGAGCGTCTCGGTGACCGCTTCACGCTGCTCGTGCGCACCCACTACCTCAACAGCGTCTCGCTGCCGCCGTCGGTCGCCGGCCGGGTCATCGACGTCTCCCGGCACCACGACATCACCCCGCTGCTGGCGCTCGCCGACGGGCTGATCACCGACTACTCGTCCGTGATGTTCGACTACTCGGTCCTGGACCGGCCGATGGTGTTCTTCGCGTACGACTACGAGAAGTACGCGACCGACATCCGCGGCACGTACTTCGACCTGAAGGAGAAGGCGCCCGGCCCGGTGGTGGCCACCGCCGACGAACTCCTCCAGGCGCTCGCCGCCTTCGACGAGGCGGACGCCAAGTACGCCGAGGCCCGGCAGCGTTTCCTCACCGAGTTCGGCGAGTACGACCGCGGGGACGCCGCCCGCCAGATCGTCGAGAAGTTCTTCACCGGGAGCGGCAAGTGA
- a CDS encoding glycosyltransferase family 2 protein — protein MTKLSVVVPCYNEEAVIDRFDLEIRRVLDSLPVEYEVCYVDDGSRDGTLAKLRKIAAEHGDRTRYVSFSRNFGKEAGMLAGLREATGDAVVIMDADLQHPPELIATMLDYYRQGHDQIIARRTREGDKKVRSALSRLYYRGVNRWVDVELTDGVGDFRLLSRPAVDALLSLPEYNRFSKGLFSWIGFDTVHFDYRNAQREAGETKWKFGSLLNYAMDGLISFNNRPLRIGIWAGVSLVGLTVLYAMVIAIMAMTNGVTAPGYVTLVAIITGIGGVQMIMLGLIGEYIGRIYYETKRRPHFLVKEAHGADPQGRPDAAGVPTGARERGGLSAPPLTVSAEREVR, from the coding sequence ATGACGAAGCTGTCCGTAGTAGTCCCCTGCTACAACGAAGAAGCCGTGATCGACCGCTTCGACCTGGAGATCCGCAGGGTCCTGGACTCCCTGCCCGTCGAGTACGAGGTCTGCTACGTCGACGACGGCAGCCGCGACGGCACCCTCGCCAAACTCCGCAAGATCGCCGCCGAGCACGGGGACCGCACCCGGTACGTCTCCTTCAGCCGCAACTTCGGCAAGGAGGCCGGCATGCTCGCCGGCCTGCGCGAGGCCACCGGCGACGCGGTCGTGATCATGGACGCCGACCTCCAGCACCCGCCGGAGCTCATCGCCACCATGCTCGACTACTACCGGCAGGGCCACGACCAGATCATCGCCCGCCGCACCCGCGAGGGCGACAAGAAGGTCCGCTCCGCGCTCAGCCGCCTGTACTACCGGGGCGTCAACCGCTGGGTCGACGTGGAGCTCACCGACGGCGTCGGCGACTTCCGCCTGCTGTCCCGGCCGGCCGTGGACGCGCTGCTGTCGCTGCCGGAGTACAACCGCTTCTCCAAGGGCCTCTTCTCCTGGATCGGCTTCGACACCGTCCACTTCGACTACCGCAACGCCCAGCGCGAGGCCGGCGAGACGAAGTGGAAGTTCGGCTCGCTGCTGAACTACGCCATGGACGGGCTGATCTCCTTCAACAACCGGCCGCTGCGGATCGGGATCTGGGCGGGCGTGTCGCTGGTGGGGCTGACCGTCCTGTACGCCATGGTCATCGCCATCATGGCCATGACCAACGGGGTCACCGCACCCGGCTACGTCACCCTCGTCGCGATCATCACCGGCATCGGCGGCGTCCAGATGATCATGCTGGGTCTGATCGGCGAGTACATCGGCCGCATCTACTACGAGACCAAGCGCCGCCCGCACTTCCTGGTGAAGGAGGCGCACGGCGCGGACCCCCAGGGCCGCCCCGACGCCGCCGGGGTCCCCACCGGCGCCCGCGAGCGCGGCGGCCTGTCCGCCCCGCCCCTGACGGTCTCCGCCGAGCGCGAGGTGCGCTGA
- a CDS encoding GtrA family protein: MRSQFGQILRFGLVGAVNTGTFFVIYLLLHPWMPYFLAYTLAFLLAMVGSFFMNTYFTYRTKPTWKKFLLFPLTNITNYVIQSVGLYALVTWAGLDTRIAPLVAAIVAIPFTYLLSRKILVPGAAAAAEDPEPARSGSGA; this comes from the coding sequence ATGCGCAGCCAGTTCGGCCAGATCCTCCGCTTCGGCCTCGTCGGAGCCGTCAACACCGGCACCTTCTTCGTCATCTACCTGCTGCTGCACCCGTGGATGCCGTACTTCCTCGCCTACACGCTCGCGTTCCTGCTGGCGATGGTCGGCTCGTTCTTCATGAACACGTACTTCACCTACCGGACCAAGCCCACCTGGAAGAAGTTCCTCCTCTTCCCGCTGACCAACATCACGAACTACGTGATCCAGTCCGTCGGGCTCTACGCCCTGGTGACCTGGGCCGGACTCGACACCCGGATCGCCCCGCTCGTCGCCGCGATCGTGGCCATCCCCTTCACCTACCTGCTCTCGCGCAAGATCCTCGTTCCGGGCGCCGCGGCCGCGGCCGAGGACCCCGAGCCGGCCCGCAGCGGCTCCGGGGCCTGA
- the proB gene encoding glutamate 5-kinase, whose protein sequence is MSAARQGVVDARRIVVKVGSSSLTTAAGGLDADRVDALVDVLAKARSGGEKEIVLVSSGAIAAGLSPLGLRRRPTDLARQQAAASVGQGLLVARYTASFARYGIRVGQVLLTGDDTSRRAHYRNAYRTLDQLLAMGALPVVNENDTVATDEIRFGDNDRLAALVAHLVRADLLVLLSDVDGLYDGDPSQPGTTRIDEVRGPEDIAHVSIGSAGKAGVGTGGMVTKVEAARIAAAAGIPVVLTSASQAADALAGRLTGTHFHATGRRSADRLLWLQHASTPQGHLVLDEGAVRAVTERGSSLLPAGIAAVEGEFVAGDPVELRGPDGRAVARGLVNFDAKELPQLLGRSTRELAKELGPEYEREVVHRDDLVLLEG, encoded by the coding sequence GTGTCAGCGGCTAGGCAAGGTGTCGTGGACGCCCGCAGGATCGTGGTCAAGGTCGGCTCCTCCTCCCTGACCACCGCGGCGGGCGGACTCGACGCCGACCGGGTGGACGCCCTGGTCGACGTACTGGCCAAGGCCCGCAGCGGCGGCGAGAAGGAGATCGTCCTCGTCTCCAGCGGGGCCATCGCCGCCGGACTCTCCCCGCTCGGCCTGCGCCGCCGCCCGACCGACCTGGCCCGGCAGCAGGCCGCCGCCAGCGTCGGCCAGGGCCTGCTGGTCGCCCGGTACACCGCCTCCTTCGCCCGGTACGGGATCCGCGTCGGGCAGGTGCTGCTGACCGGCGACGACACCAGCCGCCGGGCCCACTACCGCAACGCGTACCGCACCCTCGACCAGCTCCTGGCCATGGGCGCCCTGCCGGTGGTCAACGAGAACGACACCGTCGCCACGGACGAGATCCGCTTCGGCGACAACGACCGGCTCGCCGCCCTCGTCGCCCACCTGGTCCGCGCCGACCTCCTCGTTCTCCTGTCCGATGTGGACGGCCTCTACGACGGGGACCCCTCGCAGCCCGGCACCACCCGCATCGACGAGGTGCGCGGCCCCGAGGACATCGCGCACGTCTCGATCGGCAGCGCCGGCAAGGCGGGCGTCGGCACCGGCGGCATGGTCACCAAGGTCGAGGCGGCGCGGATCGCGGCCGCGGCCGGCATCCCGGTCGTCCTCACCTCGGCGAGCCAGGCGGCCGACGCCCTCGCGGGCCGGCTCACCGGTACGCACTTCCACGCCACGGGCCGCCGGTCGGCGGACCGGCTGCTCTGGCTCCAGCACGCCTCGACCCCGCAGGGGCACCTCGTCCTGGACGAGGGCGCCGTACGGGCCGTCACCGAGCGCGGCAGCTCCCTGCTGCCCGCCGGGATCGCGGCCGTCGAGGGAGAGTTCGTCGCCGGCGACCCGGTGGAGCTGCGCGGGCCCGACGGCCGCGCCGTGGCCCGCGGGCTGGTGAACTTCGACGCGAAGGAACTCCCGCAGCTGCTCGGCCGCTCCACCCGGGAGCTGGCGAAGGAACTCGGCCCCGAGTACGAGCGCGAGGTCGTACACCGCGACGATCTGGTCCTGCTGGAGGGCTGA